Proteins encoded in a region of the Candidatus Eremiobacteraceae bacterium genome:
- a CDS encoding NADH-quinone oxidoreductase subunit M, with product MISAMVFFPLLFALVLLCVPRDNGPLLKGVALAGALGTFAISLVLLPLAPGGVVQDSLNWINGAVGAAYHVRVDGISLWFVLLTTFVTVPAVWAAFAYRDAARLRGYLSLLLLFEWTLLGLFTADDLLLFYIYWDLMLIPVFLALVGFAGTPQARRAAWTYLIYNLAGGLVLLAGVIGLVLQTHTFEVLGHGYHLSPELARWLFAAFALAFLIKTPVFPLHAWMPPTYTQSPPSLVAMVSGVQSKAGLYAFIVFAMPLFPEAAHYFAPAMLVIAVCSILYGALLAIAETNAKTLVAYSSLSHLGFVLLALFAFNFTSLPASILMIVSHGIIAAALFTLLGFIEDRVGTNDLGAYGGLAAGAPRLAVFMLIAAMAALGLPGLSGFAGEFLILIGAWQTQPVYTSLALIAVVLAAVYALRLFQGAMHGPLREPAGVGPIADLRPREFWLVVPLLAAIFFLGIWPAWLNDRIPLPSQAASSHAATVERS from the coding sequence ATGATCAGCGCCATGGTCTTCTTCCCGTTGCTGTTCGCGCTGGTGCTGTTGTGCGTGCCGCGCGACAACGGCCCGCTGCTCAAGGGCGTGGCATTGGCCGGCGCACTCGGCACCTTCGCCATCTCGCTCGTGCTGCTGCCGCTCGCACCCGGCGGCGTGGTGCAGGACTCGCTGAATTGGATCAACGGCGCCGTCGGCGCCGCATATCACGTGCGCGTGGACGGCATCAGCCTGTGGTTCGTGCTGCTGACGACCTTCGTCACTGTGCCGGCCGTGTGGGCGGCGTTCGCATATCGCGATGCCGCGCGGCTGCGCGGCTATCTCTCGCTGCTGCTGCTGTTCGAATGGACGCTGCTGGGCTTGTTCACCGCCGACGACCTGCTGCTGTTCTACATCTACTGGGACCTGATGCTCATCCCGGTGTTCCTCGCGCTGGTCGGGTTCGCGGGCACGCCCCAGGCCCGGCGCGCGGCCTGGACCTATCTCATCTACAATCTTGCCGGCGGCCTCGTGCTGCTGGCCGGCGTCATCGGCTTGGTGCTGCAGACGCACACCTTCGAGGTGCTCGGCCACGGCTATCATCTCTCGCCCGAGTTGGCGCGCTGGCTGTTCGCCGCCTTCGCGCTGGCCTTCTTGATCAAGACGCCCGTCTTCCCGCTGCACGCCTGGATGCCGCCGACCTATACCCAATCGCCCCCGTCGCTCGTCGCGATGGTGTCGGGCGTGCAGAGCAAAGCGGGCCTGTATGCGTTCATCGTTTTCGCGATGCCGCTGTTCCCGGAGGCGGCGCACTACTTCGCCCCCGCGATGCTGGTCATCGCGGTATGCAGCATCCTCTACGGCGCGCTGCTCGCGATCGCGGAGACCAACGCGAAGACGCTGGTCGCATACTCATCGCTGTCGCACCTCGGATTTGTGCTGCTGGCGCTGTTCGCGTTCAACTTCACGTCGCTGCCGGCCAGTATCCTGATGATCGTCAGCCACGGCATCATCGCCGCGGCGCTATTCACGCTGCTCGGATTCATCGAGGACCGCGTCGGCACGAACGATCTCGGTGCGTACGGCGGCTTGGCCGCCGGCGCTCCGCGGCTGGCGGTGTTCATGCTGATCGCGGCGATGGCGGCGCTAGGCCTTCCAGGGCTGTCGGGCTTTGCGGGTGAGTTCTTGATCCTGATCGGCGCGTGGCAGACGCAGCCGGTGTATACGTCGCTGGCGCTCATCGCCGTCGTGCTAGCCGCAGTCTACGCCCTGCGCCTATTCCAAGGCGCGATGCACGGCCCGTTGCGCGAGCCCGCCGGCGTCGGGCCGATCGCCGATCTTCGGCCGCGCGAGTTCTGGCTTGTCGTGCCGCTGCTGGCCGCGATCTTCTTCCTCGGCATCTGGCCCGCGTGGCTCAACGATCGCATCCCGCTGCCGTCGCAAGCGGCAAGTTCACACGCCGCAACGGTCGAGCGCTCATGA